From Myxococcales bacterium, the proteins below share one genomic window:
- a CDS encoding FAD-binding oxidoreductase, which produces MTSLLDRLSHVVPGVRASDERVERVAYARDLWPRHHLAVRSGTGTQGPFEPGAIVWPESTDDVVRIVKFCADTGTPLVPFGAGSGVCGGVLPTSRALVLDMKRMARIVSIDKARPSVLVEAGAMGLPFEDTLGRHGFTLGHFPSSIVCSTVGGWIAGRSAGQCSGKYGKIEDMVESLECVTGLGEVVTLHRRGHGPSLLPLVIGSEGTLAVITRATLRLHPKPEARAFAAFAFDSTEQGWEGMRELFQRGLRPAVARLYDPFDAMLARQGTVKADRAASEGPGHAAPGMGPAVLRTILRAPGAMNALVEGLGSRVFGGALLVLVFEGSAAETEADARRARQLLEARGARYEGEGPARKWLAHRYSVSYRQAPVFAGGAFSDTMEVAASWDKLGALYDGVRRALGSTVFVMAHFSHAYPDGCCIYFSFAGSAPRSAAKGEWDKSCEAVYDRTWRAALAAAVDAGGTLAHHHGVGRSKAPKLAAELGSTGISAGLAAKRAFDPKGILNPGALFPPISPSPTLARAGAFGDEP; this is translated from the coding sequence ATGACGTCCCTCCTCGATCGGCTGTCCCACGTGGTCCCCGGCGTTCGAGCTTCCGACGAGCGCGTCGAGCGGGTCGCCTACGCGCGCGACCTGTGGCCTCGCCATCACCTCGCGGTGCGCTCCGGCACCGGGACGCAGGGGCCCTTCGAGCCCGGCGCGATCGTGTGGCCCGAGTCGACCGACGACGTCGTAAGAATCGTGAAGTTCTGCGCAGATACGGGCACCCCTCTCGTACCTTTCGGGGCGGGCAGCGGCGTGTGCGGGGGCGTGCTCCCGACGAGCCGAGCGCTCGTGCTCGACATGAAGCGCATGGCTCGCATCGTCTCGATCGACAAAGCGCGCCCCTCGGTCCTCGTCGAGGCCGGGGCCATGGGCCTCCCGTTCGAGGACACGCTCGGACGTCACGGCTTCACCCTCGGTCACTTCCCGTCGTCGATCGTGTGCAGCACCGTCGGCGGCTGGATCGCGGGGCGCAGCGCCGGCCAGTGCTCCGGGAAGTACGGGAAGATCGAGGACATGGTCGAGTCGCTCGAGTGCGTCACGGGTCTCGGCGAGGTCGTCACGCTTCATCGGCGGGGGCACGGTCCGAGCCTGCTCCCGCTCGTCATCGGGAGCGAAGGGACGCTCGCCGTGATCACCCGCGCGACCCTTCGCCTGCACCCGAAGCCTGAGGCGCGTGCCTTCGCCGCGTTCGCCTTCGACTCGACCGAGCAAGGCTGGGAGGGCATGAGAGAGCTCTTTCAGCGGGGCCTCCGGCCGGCGGTCGCTCGCCTCTACGATCCGTTCGACGCGATGCTCGCCCGCCAAGGCACGGTGAAGGCCGACCGCGCGGCCTCCGAAGGCCCCGGCCACGCGGCCCCCGGAATGGGCCCGGCCGTGCTCCGTACGATCCTGCGAGCCCCCGGCGCCATGAACGCCCTCGTCGAGGGGCTCGGGAGCCGAGTCTTCGGAGGAGCGCTGCTCGTGCTCGTCTTCGAGGGGTCGGCCGCCGAGACCGAAGCCGACGCGCGCCGAGCCCGGCAGCTCCTCGAGGCACGAGGCGCGCGCTACGAAGGCGAGGGCCCGGCACGAAAGTGGCTCGCGCACAGGTACTCGGTGAGCTACCGGCAAGCCCCCGTGTTCGCAGGCGGCGCCTTCTCCGACACGATGGAGGTCGCGGCGTCGTGGGACAAGCTCGGCGCCCTCTACGACGGCGTCCGGCGGGCGCTCGGCTCGACCGTGTTCGTCATGGCGCACTTCAGCCATGCGTACCCCGACGGCTGTTGCATCTATTTTTCGTTTGCGGGGAGCGCGCCTCGTTCCGCGGCCAAAGGCGAGTGGGACAAGAGCTGCGAGGCCGTCTACGACCGCACGTGGCGCGCCGCTTTGGCCGCCGCCGTCGACGCCGGAGGCACCCTCGCCCACCATCACGGCGTCGGGAGATCGAAGGCTCCGAAGCTCGCCGCCGAGCTCGGGAGCACCGGCATTTCGGCGGGACTCGCCGCGAAACGAGCCTTCGATCCCAAGGGAATCCTCAATCCGGGCGCGCTCTTCCCGCCCATCTCACCTTCCCCCACCCTGGCGCGCGCCGGCGCCTTCGGAGACGAGCCATGA
- a CDS encoding bifunctional homocysteine S-methyltransferase/methylenetetrahydrofolate reductase — protein MTHGAKGPEKPFLEAIAQGGLVVDGAMGTQLYERGVLYSACFEDLNLSRPELVKKIHDDYLRAGANVIVTNTFGANALRLEKHGLAGKVAEINAAAVALAREAVGTRAYVAGNVGPSGWFMGDPSAADMDRVKSALREQCDALVAAEVDVLAVETMRQTSEIKLAVAAAREAAGTKIPVIASASVDENGRMSDGTSARELALMLKDLGVDVVGINCSEGPMTVLDAAEAMLESGLPVYAVPNAGLPRRVDERLVYVSTPEYFGVYARRMFKLGVKLVGGCCGTTPEHIKRIAAAAKMAGSASAEAEPKPTEVEVLSRGTSARPTLPPVPFAEKSLLAKKLSEKRFVVSVEVNPPVGLDPTKAIVAAKMLKAGGIDVVNIADGARAQARMVNLAMAVRVQREAGMETILHVCGRDRNLLGTLAHLLGAHDLDVKNLVIITGDPPKMGDFPDASAVYDLDSIGILKLAQKLNHGVDPGGKPLGGVTRFLLATGAEPAALNYERELRRLAEKKAAGAELVMTQPVYDPVVLDKFLDDIAPLGLPVLVGLLPLASYRNAEFLHNEVPGMSVPDAVRERMRKAGSGPQARAEGVAIAREMLAAVRGRVAGAYIMPPLERYELALEVVDGYLDR, from the coding sequence ATGACACACGGCGCAAAAGGTCCCGAGAAGCCCTTCCTCGAAGCGATCGCCCAAGGAGGGCTCGTGGTCGACGGCGCGATGGGCACGCAGCTCTACGAGCGCGGCGTGCTCTACAGCGCGTGCTTCGAGGACCTCAACCTCTCCCGTCCCGAGCTCGTCAAGAAGATCCACGACGACTACCTCCGCGCCGGGGCGAACGTGATCGTCACGAACACGTTCGGGGCCAACGCGCTCCGCCTCGAGAAGCACGGGCTCGCGGGGAAGGTCGCCGAGATCAACGCCGCCGCCGTCGCCCTCGCGCGGGAGGCCGTGGGGACGCGCGCCTACGTGGCCGGCAACGTCGGGCCGAGCGGCTGGTTCATGGGCGATCCGAGCGCGGCGGACATGGACCGCGTGAAGTCGGCCCTGCGCGAGCAGTGCGACGCGCTCGTCGCCGCCGAGGTCGACGTGCTCGCCGTGGAGACCATGCGGCAGACCTCGGAGATCAAGCTCGCCGTCGCGGCGGCCCGAGAGGCCGCGGGCACCAAGATCCCCGTGATCGCGAGCGCCTCGGTCGACGAGAACGGCCGCATGTCGGACGGCACGTCGGCCCGCGAGCTCGCCCTCATGCTGAAAGATCTCGGGGTCGACGTCGTCGGCATCAACTGCTCCGAAGGGCCCATGACCGTGCTCGACGCCGCCGAGGCGATGCTCGAGTCGGGGCTCCCGGTCTACGCGGTGCCGAACGCGGGCCTCCCGCGCCGCGTCGACGAGCGGCTCGTCTACGTGTCGACGCCCGAGTACTTCGGCGTCTACGCGCGTCGCATGTTCAAGCTCGGGGTGAAGCTCGTGGGCGGGTGTTGCGGCACGACGCCGGAGCACATCAAGCGCATCGCCGCCGCCGCCAAAATGGCGGGCTCGGCCAGCGCGGAGGCCGAGCCGAAGCCCACCGAGGTCGAGGTCCTCTCGCGAGGCACCTCCGCCCGTCCGACGCTCCCTCCCGTGCCCTTCGCGGAGAAGAGCCTGCTCGCGAAGAAGCTCTCCGAGAAGCGCTTCGTCGTGTCGGTCGAGGTGAACCCTCCTGTGGGCCTCGATCCCACGAAAGCGATCGTCGCGGCGAAGATGCTCAAGGCCGGTGGCATCGACGTCGTCAACATCGCCGACGGCGCGCGCGCGCAGGCCCGCATGGTGAACCTCGCCATGGCCGTCCGCGTGCAGCGCGAGGCGGGAATGGAGACCATCCTCCACGTGTGCGGGCGCGACAGAAACCTGCTCGGCACGCTCGCGCACCTCCTTGGCGCCCACGACCTCGACGTCAAGAACCTCGTCATCATCACGGGGGATCCGCCGAAAATGGGCGACTTCCCCGATGCGTCGGCCGTCTACGACCTCGACTCGATCGGAATCCTCAAGCTCGCGCAGAAGCTGAATCATGGCGTCGATCCGGGCGGGAAGCCGCTCGGCGGGGTCACGCGGTTTCTCCTCGCCACGGGGGCCGAGCCCGCGGCCCTCAACTACGAGCGTGAGCTCCGTCGCCTCGCCGAGAAGAAGGCTGCCGGTGCCGAGCTCGTGATGACCCAGCCGGTGTACGACCCCGTCGTCCTCGACAAGTTCTTGGACGACATCGCGCCCCTCGGGCTCCCCGTGCTCGTCGGTCTCTTGCCGCTCGCGAGCTACCGCAACGCCGAGTTCCTCCACAACGAGGTGCCCGGGATGTCGGTCCCCGACGCGGTTCGCGAGCGCATGCGAAAGGCCGGATCGGGGCCGCAGGCGCGCGCCGAAGGGGTCGCGATCGCCCGAGAAATGCTGGCCGCCGTGCGCGGACGGGTGGCGGGTGCGTACATCATGCCACCCCTCGAGCGCTACGAGCTCGCGCTCGAGGTCGTCGACGGTTACCTCGACCGATGA
- a CDS encoding serine/threonine protein kinase, with protein sequence MKSCPKCYRTYPDDGAFCPQDGASLVSSSTLPAANAEDPRVGLRLCGRYEVRRIVADGGMGRVYEGIDKETNSRIAIKVLHEDVARDEVALARFKREYEISSQLGNDHVVRVLDFQRDPVAGAWILVMEFLDGEELRVVLKREKFLQPARLVRMVSHVAIGLDAAHAAKFIHRDLKPDNLFLCGSREGDATKILDFGSVKDKNANAKKLTVMGTTIGSPFYMAPEQAQGLDTLDARADVFALAAISYECMVGTVPFSGNNGPSILLAILTEDPTPPTQKGKDAKYPIPAAMDEVMELALAKNPNHRQPSVGAFADAIGHAYGLSGSHLEWAKIPLAELTKMLETAVPAAPRPAEADPFAAPARDPFGASAPPPAHAPSRAPAPAPSHHAAASQAPSGPARVLESPPDVEVALAGVPSKTPAWLVPAIAGGVVLVLAAVALLVLR encoded by the coding sequence GTGAAGAGCTGCCCGAAGTGCTATCGGACGTACCCTGACGACGGCGCCTTCTGTCCGCAGGACGGGGCGAGCCTCGTCTCGTCGAGCACGCTCCCCGCAGCGAACGCCGAAGACCCACGGGTGGGCCTCCGTCTCTGCGGGCGCTACGAGGTGCGGCGCATCGTCGCCGATGGCGGGATGGGGCGCGTGTACGAGGGCATCGACAAGGAGACGAACAGCCGGATCGCCATCAAGGTGCTCCACGAGGACGTCGCCCGCGACGAGGTCGCCCTTGCCCGTTTTAAGCGTGAATATGAAATTTCGAGTCAGCTTGGAAACGACCACGTGGTCCGCGTGCTCGACTTCCAGCGGGATCCGGTAGCGGGGGCTTGGATCCTCGTGATGGAGTTCTTGGACGGGGAGGAGCTCCGCGTCGTCCTGAAGCGCGAGAAGTTCCTTCAGCCCGCGCGCCTCGTGCGCATGGTGTCGCACGTCGCCATCGGCCTCGACGCCGCCCACGCGGCCAAGTTCATCCATCGCGATCTGAAGCCCGACAACCTCTTTCTTTGTGGATCCCGCGAGGGTGACGCGACCAAGATCTTGGACTTCGGCTCGGTGAAGGACAAGAACGCGAACGCGAAGAAGCTCACGGTGATGGGCACGACCATCGGATCGCCGTTCTACATGGCGCCCGAACAGGCGCAGGGGCTCGACACGCTCGACGCCCGCGCCGACGTCTTCGCGCTCGCGGCGATCTCGTACGAGTGCATGGTCGGGACGGTGCCGTTCTCCGGCAACAATGGTCCATCCATCCTCCTCGCCATCCTCACCGAGGATCCGACGCCGCCCACGCAGAAGGGCAAAGACGCGAAGTACCCGATCCCGGCCGCGATGGACGAGGTCATGGAGCTTGCGCTCGCGAAGAACCCGAACCACCGGCAGCCGTCGGTAGGCGCCTTCGCGGACGCCATCGGACATGCGTACGGGCTCTCCGGTTCGCACCTCGAGTGGGCGAAAATTCCCCTCGCCGAGCTCACGAAGATGCTCGAGACGGCCGTCCCCGCGGCGCCTCGTCCTGCCGAAGCGGACCCGTTCGCGGCCCCCGCGCGCGATCCGTTCGGGGCGTCGGCTCCGCCACCAGCGCACGCCCCCTCGCGCGCACCCGCACCCGCCCCGTCTCACCACGCCGCCGCGAGCCAGGCGCCCAGCGGTCCCGCCCGTGTCCTCGAGTCGCCTCCGGACGTCGAGGTCGCGTTGGCTGGGGTGCCGAGCAAGACCCCAGCCTGGCTCGTGCCTGCGATCGCCGGTGGCGTCGTGTTGGTGCTCGCCGCCGTCGCGCTCCTCGTCTTGCGCTGA
- a CDS encoding ABC transporter permease, producing the protein MTAKPTLFERVASSSPIWVREMRQSARLAKTPWVLLSLTVTVSLVLASAGWIGSQSRARPAVVGSMLFQAFFAIATMVVAIVGPAIAANAVAAEREGRTWEALVLTGMTARDVALGKLLAAYSTLALYVVTLAPAGALAFVFGGVTATEVVLAFGILFVLAGLAVGFGLAMSSLMPSLRGALLTTLLGAAAIAPALGLVFGFGGSRVAHDMFRAVPAQTPIWLPLALTRADFGPLYVVLLVLVPVGLVLVAGRFLYALTIANLDEAGADPASRLTRWFLSATPAVLGLLALPPALARSGRGELTVLSLGTLATFGYFGVLLFAREPVAPSRRTQRAWDRDGASWLARGLGGGAASKAALVATTMSLSLVCLAWLGSRAADADHSPETSRMWVALAASYTIPFLGFTAGLMAWLRARGTSVWVARAVSIATVLGALVGPWLVAALVSAISGDPARTWMALASPSPFYVATMFDAVSPYAGIDTARIHAGLVAELGWTFAAAVLFARAFVLARRTEDRER; encoded by the coding sequence ATGACGGCCAAGCCCACACTCTTCGAGAGGGTCGCGTCCTCGAGCCCGATCTGGGTACGTGAGATGCGGCAGTCGGCGCGGCTCGCAAAGACGCCGTGGGTGCTGCTCTCGCTCACCGTCACGGTGAGCCTCGTCTTGGCCTCGGCCGGATGGATAGGGAGCCAGAGCCGGGCGAGGCCGGCGGTCGTGGGCTCGATGCTCTTTCAGGCATTTTTCGCGATAGCGACGATGGTCGTGGCGATCGTGGGTCCTGCCATCGCCGCGAACGCCGTGGCGGCCGAGCGCGAGGGACGCACCTGGGAGGCGCTCGTGCTGACGGGGATGACGGCGCGTGACGTCGCGCTCGGCAAGCTCCTCGCCGCCTACTCGACGCTAGCGCTCTACGTGGTGACCCTCGCCCCCGCCGGAGCGCTCGCGTTCGTCTTCGGAGGCGTCACGGCCACCGAGGTCGTCCTCGCCTTCGGGATCCTCTTCGTCCTCGCCGGCCTCGCGGTGGGGTTCGGTCTCGCGATGAGCTCGCTCATGCCGAGCCTCCGCGGAGCCTTGCTCACGACCCTCCTGGGAGCCGCGGCGATCGCCCCCGCGCTCGGGCTCGTCTTTGGCTTTGGCGGCTCCCGTGTCGCGCACGACATGTTCCGCGCCGTCCCGGCGCAGACGCCCATTTGGCTCCCTCTCGCCCTCACACGCGCCGACTTCGGACCGCTCTACGTCGTCTTGCTGGTGCTCGTCCCGGTCGGGCTCGTCCTCGTCGCGGGGCGCTTTCTCTACGCGCTGACCATCGCGAACCTCGACGAAGCCGGCGCCGATCCCGCGTCGCGCCTGACCCGCTGGTTTCTCTCCGCCACCCCGGCGGTCCTCGGGCTCCTCGCTCTCCCTCCCGCGCTCGCTCGGTCGGGGCGCGGCGAGCTGACGGTGCTGTCCCTCGGCACCCTCGCCACGTTCGGCTACTTCGGCGTGCTCCTCTTCGCGCGCGAGCCGGTCGCACCTTCACGACGTACGCAAAGAGCATGGGACCGCGATGGGGCTTCCTGGCTCGCCCGAGGGCTCGGCGGTGGCGCGGCCTCGAAAGCCGCCCTCGTGGCGACGACCATGAGCTTGTCGCTCGTGTGCCTCGCCTGGTTGGGCTCGCGCGCAGCCGACGCGGATCATTCCCCCGAGACTAGCCGCATGTGGGTCGCGCTCGCCGCTTCGTACACCATTCCCTTCCTCGGCTTCACGGCAGGGCTCATGGCCTGGCTGCGCGCGCGAGGGACGTCGGTTTGGGTGGCACGAGCCGTGTCGATCGCGACCGTCCTCGGCGCGCTCGTCGGCCCGTGGCTCGTTGCGGCGCTCGTGTCGGCCATTTCCGGGGATCCGGCGCGTACATGGATGGCTCTCGCGTCCCCGAGCCCCTTCTACGTCGCCACCATGTTCGACGCCGTGTCCCCATATGCCGGCATCGACACGGCTCGCATTCACGCGGGGCTGGTCGCTGAGCTCGGGTGGACGTTCGCAGCCGCCGTCCTCTTCGCGCGCGCATTCGTGCTGGCGCGCCGAACCGAGGACCGGGAGCGCTGA
- a CDS encoding ABC transporter ATP-binding protein, translated as MISVRGLSHVFGDRQVLHDVSFEVGAGEIFGFIGPNGAGKTTTIRAMATLLEPTSGTIEIDGIDVTAAPERVRARVGYMPDHAGVYERLSVREYLEFFADAYAVSRGGLDYSVVDAVLELTDLAKLDSRIVSTMSKGMKQRLQLARILLHDPKLLILDEPASDLDPRARIEMRDLLLELRGLGKTVFLSSHILTELADVCTSVAILERGRLVVSGPIGEISDRLAAAHSPEARVTSGSARARPRALRVKTLGASLDDVRRATSGLSEVTSVGAGSAGSVSIAHLGDDKTVAKIVATLVAAGVPVCGVEPERNELERIFLEVTQGDLQ; from the coding sequence ATGATCTCGGTCCGCGGCCTGTCCCACGTGTTCGGAGATCGCCAGGTCTTGCACGACGTCTCGTTCGAGGTCGGCGCCGGCGAGATCTTCGGGTTCATCGGCCCGAACGGAGCAGGAAAAACCACGACGATCCGCGCGATGGCGACGCTGCTCGAGCCGACCTCGGGCACCATCGAAATCGACGGCATCGACGTCACGGCCGCGCCCGAGCGCGTGCGAGCGCGGGTGGGCTACATGCCCGATCACGCCGGGGTGTACGAGCGGCTCTCCGTGCGGGAGTACCTCGAGTTCTTCGCGGACGCCTACGCCGTCTCGCGAGGGGGCCTCGACTACAGCGTGGTCGACGCCGTCCTCGAGCTCACCGATCTCGCGAAGCTCGACTCTCGGATCGTGTCGACCATGTCGAAGGGGATGAAACAACGTCTGCAGCTCGCACGGATCCTTCTCCACGATCCCAAGCTTCTCATCCTCGACGAGCCGGCGAGCGACCTCGATCCGCGCGCGCGCATCGAGATGCGTGACCTCCTGCTCGAGCTCCGCGGCCTAGGAAAGACGGTGTTTCTCTCGAGCCACATTCTCACCGAGCTCGCCGACGTATGCACCTCGGTCGCCATCCTCGAGCGCGGTCGCTTGGTCGTGTCCGGACCGATCGGAGAGATCTCCGATCGCCTCGCGGCGGCCCACTCCCCAGAGGCACGGGTCACTTCGGGCTCGGCGCGCGCACGCCCCCGCGCGCTCCGGGTGAAGACCCTCGGGGCGAGCCTCGACGACGTCCGGCGCGCCACGTCCGGGCTCTCGGAGGTGACGTCGGTCGGCGCGGGCTCCGCGGGTTCGGTATCGATCGCCCACCTTGGCGACGACAAGACGGTCGCGAAAATCGTCGCGACCCTCGTCGCCGCGGGCGTCCCCGTGTGCGGCGTGGAGCCCGAGCGGAACGAGCTCGAACGGATCTTTCTCGAAGTGACCCAAGGAGACCTTCAATGA
- a CDS encoding SDR family oxidoreductase produces MSDQGEEVLLTGLPSFAARKTCEALLAGSPSRRVHAIVRDRDRDAFGAFLDELPLGARARVVAMAGDPAAIDLGLSGAEWKRLVGTVDRIHHVAGGSRLGLSREEAMSEHVASAKEVLELARHTKGLKRLVHHSSACVAGARTGIVREDELAHGQSFRTVVEEAQAHAESFVRREQRVPWSIVRPTLVVGDSETGEVDRHEGPYFLMLLIVTSPPDVAIPLVGKGSFPLHVVPADYVAKFAVRVGGDARAVHRTFHVKDPSPPTARRVFELVAEASGKRGPRGHIPANLTKALLRAPGLDRVAQSPRAFLDALLTPVEYDTSATDELLASSPLECPPFHTYVDKLVDFVAQRQRERRERRAEGSEPP; encoded by the coding sequence ATGAGCGACCAAGGGGAAGAGGTGCTTCTCACGGGCCTTCCGTCGTTCGCGGCCCGCAAGACGTGCGAGGCGCTCCTCGCGGGCTCACCGTCCCGGCGGGTCCACGCCATCGTGCGCGACCGTGATCGCGACGCGTTCGGTGCGTTCCTCGACGAGCTTCCCCTCGGAGCGCGTGCGCGCGTGGTCGCGATGGCAGGGGATCCGGCGGCCATCGATCTCGGCCTCTCCGGGGCGGAGTGGAAGCGCCTCGTGGGGACCGTCGATCGTATCCATCACGTCGCCGGCGGCTCGAGGTTGGGCCTCTCGCGCGAGGAGGCCATGAGCGAGCACGTGGCGTCCGCCAAAGAGGTGCTCGAGCTCGCGCGCCACACGAAGGGCCTCAAGCGACTCGTGCATCATTCGTCGGCGTGCGTCGCCGGCGCGCGCACGGGCATCGTCCGGGAGGACGAGCTCGCTCATGGGCAGTCGTTCCGCACGGTCGTCGAGGAGGCCCAAGCCCACGCCGAGAGCTTCGTGCGGCGGGAGCAGCGCGTGCCGTGGAGCATCGTGCGGCCCACGCTCGTGGTCGGCGACTCGGAGACGGGCGAGGTGGATCGGCACGAAGGCCCGTACTTCCTCATGTTGCTCATCGTGACGTCTCCCCCGGACGTCGCGATCCCGCTCGTCGGGAAGGGGAGCTTCCCTCTCCATGTCGTCCCCGCCGACTACGTCGCCAAGTTCGCCGTTCGCGTCGGCGGCGATGCTCGCGCGGTACACCGCACGTTTCACGTCAAAGATCCCTCTCCTCCTACGGCGCGGAGGGTCTTCGAGCTCGTGGCCGAGGCCAGCGGAAAACGTGGTCCGCGCGGGCATATCCCCGCGAACCTCACGAAGGCCCTCCTGCGCGCGCCGGGCCTCGATCGCGTCGCCCAGAGCCCCCGAGCCTTCCTCGACGCGCTGCTCACTCCGGTCGAGTACGACACGTCGGCGACCGACGAGCTCTTGGCGAGCTCTCCGCTCGAGTGCCCACCCTTTCATACCTATGTCGACAAGCTCGTCGACTTCGTCGCACAACGTCAGAGAGAAAGGCGCGAGCGTCGCGCCGAAGGGAGTGAGCCACCGTGA
- a CDS encoding DUF4911 domain-containing protein gives MIDGSFGHGMVSRRVVLRARDVVFFKGIVEATEGLAAVYATRGGELSVVAHESRASELDTFLASLADEVPFLEGPTE, from the coding sequence GTGATCGACGGCTCGTTCGGGCACGGTATGGTCTCGCGTCGTGTGGTCCTTCGCGCGCGCGACGTGGTGTTTTTCAAGGGCATCGTCGAGGCGACCGAAGGGCTCGCCGCGGTCTACGCCACGCGGGGAGGAGAGCTCTCCGTGGTGGCGCACGAGAGCCGCGCCTCGGAGCTCGACACCTTCCTGGCGAGCCTCGCCGACGAGGTGCCCTTCCTCGAAGGCCCGACCGAATGA
- a CDS encoding FAD-dependent monooxygenase, whose product MTRPYDVLIVGGGPAGASLALHLVRCDGIEPSRIVVIDAARFPRDKPCAGAISSWGLRALGAVGVSLRSLGVASVPMRGLRVLHGGAFGATEAELGALVRRTSFDAALLREAANAGVEVREASGLVSLAREGDVFRASTATGALSARYVAACDGAGSRTRKLLGLREPARKGHLYVTDTPSTTSDVGALAHLCDFDLDVTGAGVEGYYWDFPTPAPDAGGQWVNRGIYHANMTPRSDVKAVLSRSLTARGLDPEKVVLRPFPTRPFVPETVLAHEGIVFVGEAAGIDRTTGEGIAQSIVMAEIAARTLARALRVGRHAIEAYPGAVRTSRVGRHLLQSAWLAARVYGASGARYRTLLRDSPSARRAGAAWYAGERLPRLTKAALAVSLGVEGLRAAFV is encoded by the coding sequence ATGACTCGTCCGTACGACGTGCTGATCGTCGGCGGGGGTCCCGCGGGTGCGAGCCTCGCGCTCCACTTGGTGCGGTGCGACGGCATCGAGCCGTCGCGGATCGTCGTCATCGACGCGGCGCGCTTCCCACGCGACAAGCCGTGCGCCGGGGCGATCTCTTCGTGGGGCCTTCGTGCCCTCGGCGCGGTCGGCGTGAGCTTGCGTTCTCTCGGTGTGGCGAGCGTGCCGATGCGAGGTCTCCGAGTCCTCCACGGAGGGGCCTTCGGGGCGACCGAGGCCGAGCTCGGGGCGCTCGTTCGCCGCACCTCGTTCGACGCCGCGCTGCTCCGTGAGGCAGCGAACGCCGGTGTCGAGGTGCGTGAAGCCTCGGGGCTCGTCTCGCTCGCGCGCGAAGGCGACGTGTTTCGTGCGTCGACGGCCACGGGCGCTCTCTCGGCGAGGTACGTCGCTGCGTGCGACGGCGCCGGGAGCCGCACCCGAAAGCTCCTCGGATTGCGAGAGCCCGCCCGCAAAGGCCATCTCTACGTGACCGACACGCCGAGCACGACCTCCGACGTCGGAGCTCTCGCTCACTTGTGCGACTTCGACCTCGACGTGACTGGCGCGGGAGTCGAGGGCTACTACTGGGACTTTCCGACACCTGCGCCCGACGCAGGTGGGCAATGGGTGAATCGGGGGATCTACCACGCGAACATGACCCCTCGTAGCGACGTGAAGGCCGTGCTCTCTCGGTCGTTGACGGCGCGTGGACTCGACCCCGAGAAGGTCGTCTTGCGGCCGTTCCCCACGCGACCGTTCGTGCCAGAGACCGTGCTCGCCCACGAGGGGATCGTCTTCGTCGGGGAGGCTGCAGGGATCGATCGCACGACGGGAGAGGGCATCGCGCAGTCGATCGTGATGGCCGAGATCGCAGCTCGGACGTTGGCGCGTGCGCTTCGGGTCGGTCGGCACGCCATCGAGGCGTATCCAGGGGCCGTCCGAACGTCGCGTGTCGGGCGCCATCTCCTGCAGAGCGCCTGGCTCGCCGCGCGTGTGTACGGAGCGTCGGGCGCGCGCTACCGCACCCTACTTCGGGACTCGCCATCGGCCCGCCGTGCCGGTGCCGCGTGGTACGCGGGAGAGCGCCTCCCGCGCCTCACGAAGGCGGCTCTCGCCGTGTCGCTCGGAGTCGAAGGGCTTCGCGCGGCCTTCGTCTGA